In a genomic window of Candidatus Krumholzibacteriia bacterium:
- a CDS encoding protein arginine kinase yields the protein MSSIDWNDIIARPGGWLDGDGEENEIVLSSRVRIARNLHGHRFTHNCDNAELSTILRKSLDAARATRAFAHGRYVPMGEISTLERQLLAERHLISREFLGQSANRGVLFVEDESVSLMINEEDHLRIQGFAPGFEVGDAFRRANDLDDEIAPGLEIAYNDRLGFLTACPTNLGTGMRVSVLIHLPGLVHSKEIHKLLESLRKLNHSIRGFFGEGSEVMGNFFQLSNSAALGTPEDVLVKNLREMVTKIIVYERRSREMLFRKAQSLLEDKVWRAYGLLRYARSVNTKEALSLISAVRLGVGVGLVTDVPVQTLNELLVYIQPAHLQQHRGTAMDAHQRDVARAQTIREALARAAR from the coding sequence ATGAGCTCGATCGACTGGAACGATATCATCGCCCGGCCGGGGGGGTGGCTGGATGGAGACGGCGAAGAGAACGAGATCGTGCTCTCCAGCCGGGTGCGCATCGCACGCAACCTCCATGGGCACCGATTCACCCATAACTGCGACAACGCGGAACTCAGCACCATCCTGCGGAAGTCGCTGGACGCCGCCCGCGCCACGCGGGCCTTTGCGCACGGCCGCTACGTGCCGATGGGCGAAATCTCCACGCTGGAACGGCAGCTGCTCGCCGAGCGCCACCTGATCAGCCGCGAATTCCTTGGCCAATCGGCCAATCGCGGGGTGCTTTTCGTGGAGGACGAGAGCGTCAGCCTGATGATCAACGAGGAGGATCACCTGCGCATCCAGGGGTTTGCGCCCGGCTTCGAGGTGGGAGACGCGTTCCGGCGTGCCAACGACCTGGACGACGAGATCGCGCCCGGGCTGGAGATTGCCTACAACGACCGGCTGGGCTTTCTGACCGCCTGCCCCACCAATCTGGGTACGGGCATGCGGGTTTCGGTGCTGATCCACCTGCCGGGCCTGGTGCACAGCAAGGAAATCCACAAATTGCTCGAGTCGCTGCGCAAGCTCAACCATTCCATACGCGGTTTCTTTGGGGAAGGATCGGAAGTGATGGGGAACTTCTTCCAGTTGTCCAACAGCGCGGCGCTGGGGACCCCGGAGGACGTGCTGGTGAAGAATCTGCGCGAGATGGTGACCAAGATCATCGTATACGAGCGCCGCTCCCGCGAGATGCTGTTCCGCAAGGCACAGAGCTTGCTCGAAGATAAGGTCTGGCGGGCCTATGGCCTTCTTCGTTATGCTCGTAGCGTAAATACCAAGGAGGCGTTGAGCCTGATCTCGGCCGTGCGGCTGGGGGTGGGGGTGGGGCTGGTGACAGACGTCCCGGTCCAGACGCTCAACGAACTTCTCGTTTACATCCAGCCGGCCCATCTGCAGCAGCACAGGGGCACGGCGATGGATGCGCATCAGCGGGACGTGGCCCGCGCACAGACCATTCGCGAGGCGCTTGCACGCGCCGCCCGCTGA
- a CDS encoding UvrB/UvrC motif-containing protein produces the protein MVLCQNCKKNPAKVHYTEIVNESMVAMNLCVACAEEKGIDVHKAGNYGLGDLVAGLIDSASESDADRISRVRCSTCGYEYSDFKKVGRLGCPDCYAAFEAQLVAVLRHVHGSTQHAGKKAVRVSERAAIRERVAALREDLSLAIRSEEYERAAALRDEIKDLEAKVEEER, from the coding sequence ATGGTGCTCTGTCAGAACTGCAAGAAAAACCCGGCCAAGGTTCACTACACGGAGATCGTGAACGAGAGCATGGTCGCGATGAACCTGTGTGTGGCGTGCGCGGAGGAGAAGGGTATCGACGTGCACAAAGCCGGGAACTACGGGCTGGGCGACCTGGTGGCCGGCCTCATCGACAGTGCCTCCGAGTCCGACGCGGACCGCATCTCACGCGTGCGCTGCTCAACCTGTGGCTACGAGTACTCGGACTTCAAGAAGGTGGGCAGGCTGGGGTGCCCGGACTGCTACGCGGCGTTCGAGGCGCAGCTCGTGGCGGTGCTGCGCCACGTGCACGGCAGCACCCAGCACGCGGGCAAGAAGGCGGTGCGCGTGAGCGAACGCGCAGCCATTCGTGAACGCGTGGCGGCGTTGCGCGAGGACCTGTCGCTGGCCATTCGCTCCGAGGAATACGAGCGCGCCGCCGCGCTGCGCGACGAGATCAAGGACCTGGAGGCGAAGGTCGAAGAGGAACGATGA
- a CDS encoding ABC transporter ATP-binding protein — protein MSGRPILEAHGLSRRYRGTGVEVDVLRDVSLEVAEGQVVCIVGASGVGKSTLLHILGSLDRPDAGQVAIRGENIHRLQGPALDRLRNATLGFVFQFHFLLPEFTALENVMMPGLVARQSTAEAARRARQWLERVGLGARLAHRPGELSGGEQQRVAIARALVNEPAVVLADEPTGNLDDETGEGIHRLIRELARDEAKTFVVVTHKRQFGVFADRMLVLAEGRLSDVER, from the coding sequence ATGAGCGGCAGGCCGATTCTGGAGGCCCACGGCCTGAGCCGCCGCTACCGCGGAACCGGGGTGGAGGTGGACGTTCTCAGGGATGTCTCGCTGGAGGTGGCGGAAGGGCAAGTGGTTTGCATCGTCGGGGCATCGGGGGTTGGAAAGAGCACCCTGCTCCACATCCTGGGGTCCCTGGATCGCCCGGACGCGGGGCAGGTTGCCATCCGCGGCGAGAACATCCACCGGTTGCAGGGCCCCGCTCTGGACCGGCTCCGGAACGCGACCCTCGGGTTCGTGTTCCAGTTCCACTTTCTCCTGCCGGAGTTCACGGCGCTGGAGAACGTGATGATGCCGGGGCTGGTGGCCCGGCAGTCGACGGCGGAGGCCGCGCGCCGGGCGAGGCAGTGGCTGGAGCGGGTGGGGCTGGGGGCGCGACTCGCCCACCGGCCCGGGGAACTGTCCGGGGGCGAACAGCAGCGCGTGGCCATCGCGCGCGCGCTGGTCAACGAGCCGGCGGTGGTGCTGGCCGACGAGCCCACCGGGAACCTGGACGATGAAACCGGCGAGGGTATCCACCGCCTGATCCGGGAACTGGCCCGGGACGAGGCCAAGACCTTCGTGGTCGTCACGCACAAACGCCAGTTCGGTGTGTTCGCCGACCGGATGCTGGTGCTGGCCGAAGGACGACTTTCCGACGTGGAGCGTTGA